The proteins below come from a single Ruegeria sp. SCSIO 43209 genomic window:
- the ureG gene encoding urease accessory protein UreG, with amino-acid sequence MTSMNGPLRVGIGGPVGAGKTTLTAALSEALRDVCSVGVITNDIYTQEDAEALMRMQVLPRDRIIGVETGGCPHTAIREDASINLAAVAEMQTRHPDLDIVLIESGGDNLSATFSPELADLTIYVIDVAAGEEIPRKGGPAITKSDILVINKTDLAPHVGASLQVMERDAKIMRKGRPFLFSSLRHRSGVDAIVDLLVKGGGLRISEAN; translated from the coding sequence ATGACCAGTATGAACGGCCCGCTTCGCGTAGGTATTGGAGGCCCAGTAGGAGCCGGAAAAACCACTTTGACCGCCGCCTTGTCTGAAGCGCTGCGCGATGTCTGTTCGGTGGGAGTTATTACTAACGACATATATACGCAGGAAGATGCCGAAGCGCTGATGCGCATGCAGGTCCTGCCGCGGGACAGGATCATCGGCGTCGAAACTGGCGGTTGCCCGCATACAGCAATTCGCGAAGACGCCTCGATCAATTTGGCCGCCGTCGCCGAGATGCAGACACGTCATCCGGACCTCGATATTGTTTTGATTGAAAGCGGAGGCGACAATCTATCAGCCACATTCAGCCCGGAACTGGCGGATCTGACCATCTACGTGATCGATGTCGCTGCAGGCGAAGAAATACCCAGGAAAGGCGGGCCGGCGATTACGAAATCAGACATCCTCGTAATCAACAAGACCGACCTTGCACCGCATGTTGGCGCTTCGCTGCAGGTTATGGAACGTGATGCGAAAATTATGCGTAAAGGAAGGCCATTCTTGTTTTCGTCACTTCGTCACAGAAGCGGGGTCGACGCAATTGTGGATCTGCTTGTGAAAGGCGGAGGTTTAAGAATTTCGGAAGCGAATTAG
- a CDS encoding urease subunit gamma has product MNLTPREKDKLLVAMAAEVARKRLDRGVKLNHPEAIALITDAVVEGARDGRSVADMMQVGAEVITREQCMEGVPEMIHEVQVEATFPDGTKLVTVHNPIR; this is encoded by the coding sequence ATGAACCTGACCCCTCGCGAAAAAGACAAACTGTTGGTCGCCATGGCCGCCGAAGTCGCCCGCAAACGGCTGGACCGCGGCGTCAAACTGAACCACCCCGAGGCGATCGCCCTGATCACCGATGCCGTGGTCGAAGGTGCACGCGATGGGCGTTCAGTTGCTGACATGATGCAAGTCGGGGCCGAGGTGATCACCCGAGAGCAATGCATGGAAGGTGTGCCCGAAATGATCCACGAAGTTCAGGTCGAAGCCACCTTTCCAGATGGCACCAAGCTGGTGACCGTCCACAACCCCATTCGCTGA
- the ureC gene encoding urease subunit alpha, with product MPAKIKRSDYAAMFGPTAGDKLRLADTDLVIEVEHDLTSYGEEVKFGGGKVIRDGMGQSQTTRAEGAVDTVITNALIVDHSGIYKADVGLKDGRIAKIGKAGNPDTQPGVDIIIGPGTEAIAGEGRILTAGGFDSHIHFICPQQIEDALHSGLTTMLGGGTGPAHGTLATTCTPGPWHIGRMLQAADAFSMNLAFAGKGNASLPAALEEQVKAGACALKLHEDWGTTPAAIDCCLSVADAMDVQVMIHTDTLNESGFVENTVAAMKGRTIHAFHTEGAGGGHAPDIIKICGENHVLPSSTNPTRPFTVNTVEEHLDMLMVCHHLDKSIPEDVAFAESRIRRETIAAEDILHDMGAFSIIASDSQAMGRVGEVLIRTWQTADKMKKQRGRLAEETGENDNFRVRRYIAKYTINPAIAHGLSHEIGSIEEGKRADLVLWNPAFFGVKPEMVLLGGTIACAQMGDPNASIPTPQPVYSRPMFGAYGRSVENSAITFVSQAAHADGIGDTLGLAKQTVAVQNTREIGKQDLLLNNATPHVEVDPETYEVRADGELLTCQPAETLPMAQRYFLF from the coding sequence ATGCCAGCAAAAATCAAGCGCTCAGACTACGCCGCGATGTTCGGCCCGACCGCAGGGGACAAGCTGCGGCTGGCCGACACCGATCTTGTGATCGAGGTCGAACATGATCTGACCAGCTATGGCGAAGAGGTCAAGTTTGGTGGCGGAAAGGTAATCCGCGACGGGATGGGGCAATCTCAGACCACGCGCGCCGAAGGCGCCGTGGATACGGTCATCACTAATGCTCTGATCGTTGATCACTCGGGCATCTACAAGGCCGACGTTGGCCTGAAAGACGGGCGGATCGCCAAGATCGGCAAGGCGGGAAACCCCGATACACAACCCGGTGTCGACATCATCATAGGACCCGGAACCGAGGCCATTGCTGGCGAGGGTCGTATCCTGACGGCAGGTGGGTTCGACAGTCATATCCACTTCATCTGCCCGCAACAGATCGAAGACGCGCTGCATTCCGGCCTGACAACCATGCTGGGCGGGGGCACAGGTCCTGCGCATGGGACATTGGCCACCACTTGCACCCCCGGTCCATGGCATATCGGGCGGATGTTGCAGGCGGCGGATGCTTTCTCGATGAATCTAGCCTTTGCGGGTAAGGGCAACGCTTCGCTGCCTGCCGCGCTCGAAGAACAGGTCAAAGCCGGAGCCTGTGCCCTGAAACTGCACGAGGACTGGGGAACCACCCCGGCCGCCATTGATTGCTGCCTGTCGGTGGCCGACGCGATGGACGTGCAGGTGATGATTCACACCGACACGCTCAATGAATCAGGCTTTGTCGAAAACACCGTGGCGGCCATGAAGGGTCGCACTATCCACGCCTTCCACACCGAAGGCGCAGGCGGAGGCCATGCCCCGGATATCATCAAGATCTGCGGCGAGAACCACGTTCTGCCGTCCTCCACCAATCCCACGCGGCCCTTCACCGTGAACACGGTTGAGGAACATTTGGATATGCTGATGGTCTGTCACCACCTCGACAAATCCATCCCCGAGGACGTGGCCTTTGCCGAAAGCCGCATCCGGCGTGAGACGATCGCAGCCGAAGATATACTGCACGACATGGGCGCATTCAGCATCATCGCGTCTGACAGTCAGGCCATGGGTCGGGTCGGAGAGGTTTTGATCCGCACGTGGCAAACCGCTGACAAGATGAAGAAACAGCGCGGGCGCCTGGCCGAAGAAACCGGTGAGAACGACAACTTTCGCGTCCGTCGCTATATCGCCAAATATACGATCAACCCTGCTATTGCCCATGGGCTCAGCCACGAGATCGGGAGCATCGAGGAAGGCAAACGCGCTGACCTCGTCCTTTGGAACCCGGCCTTTTTCGGCGTGAAGCCCGAGATGGTTCTGCTGGGCGGCACCATAGCCTGCGCGCAAATGGGCGATCCCAACGCGTCGATCCCTACACCGCAGCCGGTTTATAGTCGGCCGATGTTTGGCGCTTACGGACGGTCGGTGGAAAACTCGGCGATCACATTTGTCTCGCAGGCGGCCCATGCGGATGGGATCGGTGATACACTGGGATTGGCAAAGCAAACCGTCGCCGTCCAAAACACACGAGAAATTGGCAAGCAGGATCTTCTGCTGAACAACGCGACACCGCATGTCGAGGTCGACCCGGAAACCTACGAGGTGCGTGCGGATGGCGAATTGCTGACTTGCCAACCCGCCGAAACGCTGCCGATGGCGCAACGATATTTTTTATTCTGA
- a CDS encoding amidohydrolase family protein produces MLKHISILSAALFCSTAVAEQRPIFDAHIHYSHDAVKLVPPEQVAEILRDAGVRKALISSSDDNGTQLLLAVAPDIVVPALRPYRRRGEINTWMHDETVIEYLETNLAKNNYEAIGEFHAYGDDIKTPVIQRMIALAKERNLILHHHGDREAVDLIFETWPEARVLWAHSGFDDPASVVDALDIYPGLWADLAFRSDMVSRGRVDPDWRAAFQAHPDRFMVGTDTFAPERWYYVGPHADFSREWLDLLPDQIADNIAYANAERLLASE; encoded by the coding sequence GTGCTGAAACATATCTCCATTTTAAGTGCAGCGTTATTTTGCAGTACCGCCGTCGCAGAACAGCGACCGATCTTTGACGCACATATTCACTACAGCCACGATGCAGTCAAACTGGTTCCGCCTGAACAGGTGGCCGAAATCCTTCGAGATGCAGGCGTGCGTAAAGCGCTGATTTCCAGCTCGGATGACAATGGCACTCAGCTATTGTTGGCCGTGGCACCGGACATCGTTGTTCCGGCGCTTCGCCCTTATCGTCGTCGCGGTGAGATCAACACCTGGATGCACGATGAAACTGTAATCGAGTATCTGGAAACAAACCTGGCAAAAAACAACTACGAGGCCATCGGCGAGTTTCACGCTTACGGAGATGACATCAAGACGCCGGTCATCCAGCGTATGATTGCACTGGCGAAAGAGCGGAACCTAATCCTGCACCACCATGGTGATCGCGAGGCCGTTGACTTGATCTTCGAAACATGGCCGGAAGCTCGGGTATTGTGGGCCCATTCTGGGTTTGACGATCCAGCCAGTGTGGTCGATGCGCTAGACATCTATCCCGGGCTATGGGCCGATCTGGCATTTCGTTCGGACATGGTTTCGCGAGGCCGTGTCGACCCGGATTGGAGGGCTGCGTTCCAAGCCCATCCCGATAGGTTCATGGTCGGTACGGATACGTTCGCACCTGAACGTTGGTACTACGTAGGCCCTCATGCCGATTTTTCGCGTGAATGGTTGGATTTGCTGCCGGACCAGATCGCAGACAACATTGCCTATGCTAACGCAGAACGTTTGCTGGCATCAGAATGA
- a CDS encoding urease accessory protein UreF — MATPTDANILTLTQWLSPAYPVGGFAYSHGLEAAIDQGTVANSRDTEAWISDVLEHGSGWNDAVFVVAAFNAHDKEELIDVDIAARAFCATSERLMETELLGQAFGNVTKGVWELDLGQFTYPVSIGRAARLENLPLLLTTKMFLQAFASNLVACATRLVPLGQTDAQRLIRQLTPLCAQIAERAKKASLDELSSTAFLGDIAAMKHETQYSRIFRT; from the coding sequence ATGGCCACACCCACTGACGCCAATATCCTGACGCTGACACAATGGTTGTCCCCTGCCTATCCTGTTGGGGGGTTTGCCTACTCTCACGGGCTTGAAGCTGCGATTGACCAGGGAACTGTCGCGAATTCTCGGGATACTGAAGCCTGGATTTCAGATGTGCTTGAACATGGCTCTGGGTGGAATGATGCTGTGTTCGTTGTGGCGGCCTTCAACGCGCATGACAAAGAAGAACTGATCGACGTCGATATCGCGGCGCGCGCCTTTTGTGCGACATCCGAAAGGCTCATGGAAACCGAGTTGCTGGGACAGGCCTTCGGAAACGTCACTAAAGGTGTCTGGGAATTGGACCTTGGGCAATTCACCTACCCCGTCTCGATTGGACGGGCTGCAAGACTAGAAAACCTTCCTTTGCTGCTGACGACCAAGATGTTTCTGCAAGCATTCGCAAGCAACCTTGTCGCCTGTGCGACGCGCCTTGTACCACTGGGACAGACCGATGCGCAGCGGTTGATCCGCCAGCTGACACCGTTGTGCGCCCAGATTGCTGAAAGGGCAAAAAAGGCGAGCCTGGATGAGTTAAGCTCTACCGCGTTCTTGGGGGACATTGCGGCCATGAAGCACGAAACACAATATTCGAGGATTTTCCGCACATGA
- a CDS encoding DUF1127 domain-containing protein codes for MAHSATHTNTRFSLAGLIVSIGSSIYSALISVAEAQSRVRQVEFLQSLSDEELKNRGLTRERIVHRVFSDSIWL; via the coding sequence ATGGCACACTCAGCAACACATACAAACACGCGCTTTTCGCTGGCCGGTTTAATCGTATCCATCGGGTCGTCAATTTACTCGGCCCTGATCAGCGTAGCCGAAGCTCAATCTCGCGTCCGGCAAGTCGAATTCCTGCAATCGCTCAGCGACGAAGAGTTGAAAAACCGCGGTCTGACGCGCGAACGGATCGTGCACCGAGTGTTCTCGGACTCAATCTGGCTCTGA
- a CDS encoding cytochrome-c peroxidase: MKLWMTAALIFLTGAVRADVLLTEDEIEQTLSFGPWPPSFQSDPSNRFSKDATAIKLGQALFNDPVLSVDGAFSCASCHDPDQAFTTPEARALGRDLLNRNTPSLRNLAGLRWYGWGGKSDNLWAASLHPIIEEQEMAHSAESLKIAISESTYIDDFEAIFGHLQDQSPELFLVNTAKALSSYLETLATDRTIFDDFRDALERRDIAAAKEYPEAAQRGLQLFLGRGKCVFCHNGPRFSNNEFHDAGVPYFLNETEVDQGRFGGLNILLSSPYTLDGNWNDDPEKKGAWAVRNVRRSHSDFGTFRTPSLRGVAETAPYMHNGSLDDLKSVIRHYSKIDTERLHADGEAILSELNLSEQEIADLVAFLVTLSKDS; this comes from the coding sequence ATGAAGCTGTGGATGACAGCTGCGCTAATTTTTCTGACCGGGGCAGTACGTGCAGATGTCTTGTTGACCGAAGACGAAATTGAACAAACGTTGTCCTTTGGGCCGTGGCCACCATCCTTCCAGTCGGATCCAAGCAATAGATTTTCCAAAGACGCCACGGCAATCAAGCTCGGACAGGCTTTATTCAACGATCCGGTGTTGTCAGTCGATGGTGCATTTTCTTGTGCAAGTTGTCATGATCCTGATCAGGCATTTACGACGCCGGAGGCGCGGGCACTCGGTCGTGATTTGTTAAATCGAAACACACCATCACTGCGAAACCTTGCCGGGCTGCGCTGGTATGGTTGGGGCGGCAAAAGCGATAATCTTTGGGCAGCCAGCCTGCATCCGATCATCGAAGAACAAGAGATGGCGCATAGTGCCGAAAGCCTAAAGATAGCTATCTCTGAAAGTACCTACATTGATGATTTTGAAGCCATATTTGGTCACCTCCAGGATCAAAGCCCTGAACTTTTTCTGGTGAATACTGCAAAAGCTCTTTCTTCTTACTTGGAGACCTTAGCCACCGACCGGACGATATTTGACGATTTTCGCGATGCTTTGGAGCGCCGAGATATTGCAGCGGCTAAGGAATACCCCGAAGCAGCTCAGCGAGGTCTTCAGCTCTTTTTAGGGCGCGGGAAATGCGTATTTTGCCACAACGGTCCGAGGTTTTCCAACAACGAGTTCCATGACGCTGGTGTGCCATATTTTCTGAATGAAACCGAGGTTGACCAAGGTCGGTTCGGAGGATTGAACATTTTACTCTCAAGCCCCTACACACTGGACGGCAATTGGAACGACGATCCGGAAAAGAAAGGTGCCTGGGCCGTGCGAAATGTACGCAGGAGCCATTCTGATTTTGGAACCTTTCGGACGCCCAGCCTGCGGGGAGTGGCTGAAACTGCTCCTTACATGCATAACGGCAGCTTAGATGATCTGAAGTCTGTGATACGGCATTACAGCAAAATTGATACTGAAAGGCTGCACGCCGACGGTGAAGCCATTCTTTCGGAATTGAATTTATCTGAGCAGGAGATTGCAGACTTAGTTGCGTTTTTGGTCACGCTCTCCAAGGATTCTTAA
- a CDS encoding peptidase M23, producing MTRMLFPALIFAGPAAAHNGTHIHAHGTDYAAMGVGLAVVALAAVALITKLNK from the coding sequence ATGACACGCATGCTTTTCCCCGCCCTGATCTTCGCTGGCCCGGCAGCCGCCCATAACGGAACGCATATCCACGCCCACGGCACCGATTATGCGGCGATGGGCGTTGGGCTGGCGGTTGTTGCGCTGGCTGCTGTCGCGCTGATCACAAAGCTGAACAAATGA
- a CDS encoding TRAP transporter large permease — translation MTPIEIGLISVVAIVFLIYAGVYIPIALGVVSFVSIWLMRDNFTLALNLLKVAVGDSAMEYSFATIPLFTFMGLIVSKAGLGRDIYEVMTMRFRKVKGGIGMATVGANAVFAAVTGSSIASASVFTKVSVPQMMAQAYNPRFAVGVVAGSSVLGMIIPPSAMLIIYSFVAEQSVGDMFLAGVIPGIMLAIAYVGAIWVMGRFTPAFVGGRVVEDTEWMSGREIASKTLPTLFIITIVLGGIYTGWLTAVEAGAAGALVALIIAVARKSMSPRAFWDALLETGHITAAILFLITAASIYSRMLGLAGLPNQLQDLLAGNSASFWSIMLLYVLLMLFLGTLLDTASIILIVVPLFLPMAEALDMSLIWFGIITVVGAEIGLLTPPLGISCFVIKSTINDDRISLKDVFMGALPFAFVMLIVLFILIEFPILSLALI, via the coding sequence ATGACGCCGATTGAGATTGGCCTGATCTCGGTCGTTGCCATCGTCTTTCTGATTTACGCAGGCGTTTACATTCCGATCGCATTGGGCGTTGTCTCGTTCGTGTCGATCTGGCTGATGCGGGACAATTTCACGCTGGCGCTCAACCTGCTGAAAGTGGCAGTCGGCGACAGCGCGATGGAATACAGCTTTGCAACCATCCCATTGTTTACTTTCATGGGGCTCATTGTCTCAAAAGCCGGGTTGGGCAGGGACATCTACGAAGTCATGACCATGCGATTTCGCAAGGTCAAAGGCGGTATCGGTATGGCAACCGTTGGAGCCAACGCCGTCTTTGCCGCAGTGACTGGGTCGTCAATAGCCTCCGCATCCGTGTTCACCAAGGTCTCGGTCCCGCAGATGATGGCGCAGGCTTATAACCCACGGTTTGCTGTTGGCGTGGTCGCCGGGTCTTCGGTTTTGGGGATGATCATCCCGCCCTCGGCGATGCTGATCATCTATTCCTTTGTCGCCGAGCAATCTGTAGGGGACATGTTCCTTGCGGGGGTTATTCCGGGGATCATGCTGGCGATCGCTTATGTAGGCGCGATTTGGGTTATGGGTCGTTTCACCCCAGCATTCGTCGGTGGCCGCGTTGTCGAAGACACCGAGTGGATGTCAGGGCGCGAGATAGCCTCCAAAACACTGCCGACACTGTTCATCATTACCATCGTCCTTGGTGGTATCTACACAGGTTGGTTGACTGCCGTAGAAGCAGGGGCCGCCGGAGCTCTCGTTGCGCTAATCATCGCGGTTGCCCGTAAGTCGATGTCTCCACGCGCATTCTGGGACGCGTTGCTGGAAACCGGTCACATCACAGCCGCGATCCTGTTCCTGATCACGGCCGCTTCAATCTACAGCCGCATGCTGGGGCTGGCCGGGCTGCCCAATCAACTACAGGATCTGCTTGCGGGGAATTCCGCATCTTTCTGGTCGATCATGCTGCTCTATGTTCTGTTGATGCTATTTCTGGGAACATTGCTCGACACCGCGTCGATCATTCTGATTGTGGTACCGCTGTTCCTGCCCATGGCCGAAGCGCTTGATATGTCGCTGATCTGGTTTGGCATTATCACCGTGGTCGGGGCTGAGATCGGTCTTTTGACACCACCTTTGGGTATATCCTGCTTCGTTATCAAATCCACGATTAACGATGACCGCATATCACTTAAGGACGTGTTCATGGGCGCACTTCCCTTTGCGTTCGTGATGCTGATCGTTCTGTTCATTCTGATCGAGTTCCCGATCCTCAGCCTTGCCCTGATTTAA
- the ureE gene encoding urease accessory protein UreE, with the protein MTALLCTARQYSDHTHGDPADCLSLTYDNRFLRRKVLTCESGEQILIDLAQTTSLNHGGALVLDDGREVEIQAAPEVLLEVKAPDLTRIAWHIGNRHTPCQIEKTRLLIQVDHVIRDMLLKIGAKVREVNEPFTPEGGAYGHGRTHGHTH; encoded by the coding sequence ATGACCGCCCTGCTCTGCACTGCGCGCCAGTATTCGGATCACACGCATGGCGATCCGGCAGACTGTCTCTCGTTGACCTACGACAACCGTTTTTTGCGGCGTAAGGTTCTTACCTGCGAAAGCGGCGAACAGATTCTCATCGATCTCGCGCAAACGACCTCACTGAACCACGGTGGCGCGTTGGTTTTGGACGACGGTCGCGAAGTGGAAATACAGGCAGCACCGGAAGTGTTGCTGGAGGTAAAAGCACCGGACCTGACACGTATCGCCTGGCATATCGGCAATCGGCACACGCCTTGTCAGATTGAAAAGACTCGCCTGTTGATCCAAGTCGATCACGTCATCCGTGATATGCTTCTTAAAATCGGAGCAAAAGTGCGAGAGGTGAATGAACCATTCACCCCCGAAGGCGGGGCCTATGGCCACGGCAGGACCCATGGCCACACCCACTGA
- a CDS encoding dioxygenase, producing the protein MRSVTKDNITDVFMGYLSKDTDPRMREIMGSLVKHLHDFARETNLTHDEWRAGIAFLEGCAAVETEDRHEFVLASDVLGLSSLVDMLHSSADATSSSVLGPFHVSGAPPLPIGGDMKRHYGGPVLLAEGVIRDTEGHPIAGAELDIWQTAPNGLYASQDEEQDTYSFHGLMSVGDDGRYAFTTVKPVEYTVPSDGPVGDILRACGRHPWRPSHLHFIVKAPGYRSLVTEIFPDNDPYLDQDTVFGVRDDLVMTYVERPASEFPDGMELSGKIAEPFLHVNFDVTLARV; encoded by the coding sequence ATGCGCTCTGTCACCAAAGACAATATCACCGACGTCTTCATGGGGTACCTGTCAAAAGATACTGATCCACGGATGCGTGAAATCATGGGCTCCCTAGTCAAACACCTCCACGACTTTGCGCGGGAAACCAACCTGACGCATGACGAGTGGCGGGCCGGGATTGCGTTTCTGGAAGGCTGCGCTGCGGTGGAAACCGAGGATAGGCATGAATTCGTGCTAGCCTCGGACGTGTTGGGCCTGTCGTCATTGGTTGATATGCTGCATTCCAGTGCCGATGCGACCAGTTCGTCCGTTTTAGGTCCATTTCACGTCTCGGGCGCCCCCCCGCTGCCAATCGGTGGCGATATGAAGCGTCACTACGGCGGGCCGGTTCTACTTGCAGAGGGCGTGATCCGCGATACCGAAGGTCATCCGATTGCCGGGGCAGAACTGGATATCTGGCAAACGGCACCCAACGGCCTCTACGCCAGTCAGGATGAAGAACAGGACACCTATTCTTTCCACGGGCTGATGTCAGTTGGCGATGATGGCAGATATGCGTTCACCACAGTTAAGCCAGTTGAATACACCGTGCCGTCTGACGGGCCAGTCGGTGATATTCTGCGCGCTTGTGGTCGCCATCCATGGAGGCCCTCACACTTGCACTTTATCGTCAAAGCCCCCGGGTATCGCTCACTCGTGACGGAGATTTTTCCGGACAATGATCCCTATTTAGATCAGGATACTGTCTTTGGCGTTCGGGACGATCTGGTAATGACATATGTTGAACGACCTGCATCAGAATTTCCCGATGGCATGGAGCTTTCTGGTAAGATTGCCGAACCTTTCTTGCACGTGAATTTCGACGTGACGCTTGCCAGGGTCTGA
- a CDS encoding urease subunit beta → MIPGELFPADGEITLNPDTDAITLMVANTGDRPVQVGSHYHFAETNPALDFDRTAARGLRLDIAPGTAVRFEPGQAREVLLIPISGARRVYGFNQKVMGAL, encoded by the coding sequence ATGATCCCCGGGGAGCTGTTCCCGGCTGATGGTGAAATTACCCTGAACCCCGACACTGATGCGATCACTTTGATGGTCGCCAATACCGGCGACCGCCCGGTTCAGGTCGGCTCACACTACCATTTCGCCGAAACCAACCCGGCGCTCGACTTTGACCGAACTGCCGCGCGTGGCCTGCGCCTGGACATTGCGCCAGGCACCGCTGTGCGGTTCGAACCGGGGCAGGCCCGCGAAGTTTTGCTAATCCCGATCAGTGGTGCGCGCAGGGTCTACGGCTTCAATCAAAAGGTCATGGGGGCACTCTGA